Proteins encoded by one window of Kribbella flavida DSM 17836:
- a CDS encoding response regulator yields MTIRVLIVDDDPLLRAGLKLMLGGAPDLRVVAEADDGAAVQALIDRESPDVVLMDIRMPGMDGLTATEAVRARPGAPEVVILTTFDADEHVLRALRAGAAGFVLKDTPPAEIVESVRRVANGQPVLSPTVTQRLITRVAASGQDDRRNRATARLAALNAREREIAVAVGEGKSNAEISATLYLSVPTVKTHVSRILTKLDFNNRVQIALLVHDAGLLDDSR; encoded by the coding sequence ATGACCATTCGGGTCCTGATCGTCGACGACGATCCGCTGCTGCGCGCCGGGCTGAAGCTGATGCTGGGTGGCGCGCCGGACCTCCGGGTGGTCGCCGAGGCCGACGACGGCGCCGCGGTGCAGGCGCTGATCGACCGGGAGTCGCCGGACGTGGTGCTGATGGACATCCGGATGCCCGGCATGGACGGGCTGACCGCGACCGAGGCGGTCCGGGCCCGGCCGGGCGCGCCGGAGGTCGTCATCCTGACCACCTTCGACGCCGACGAGCACGTACTCCGGGCGCTGCGCGCCGGCGCGGCCGGGTTCGTGCTCAAGGACACGCCGCCGGCCGAGATCGTCGAGTCGGTCCGCCGGGTCGCGAACGGCCAGCCGGTGCTGTCGCCGACGGTCACCCAGCGGCTGATCACCCGGGTCGCCGCGTCCGGCCAGGACGACCGCAGGAACCGGGCGACGGCCCGGCTCGCGGCCCTGAACGCCCGGGAGCGCGAGATCGCCGTGGCGGTCGGCGAGGGCAAGTCGAACGCCGAGATCAGCGCGACGCTCTACCTCAGCGTGCCGACCGTGAAGACGCACGTGTCCCGGATCCTGACCAAGCTGGACTTCAACAACCGGGTCCAGATCGCGCTGCTCGTGCACGACGCCGGCCTCCTGGACGACAGCCGCTGA
- a CDS encoding cytochrome b: protein MRARVFPDHWSLLFGQIAFYSFVVILLSGVVLTVFYEPSADHVVYDGPYAPLHGVPMSRALDSTMAITFEVRGGLLMRQVHHWATLIMMAAITLHLLRLFFTAGFRRPRRLNWLVVFGLLVVTLGAGLTGTSLPDDMASGTSLAVLDGVLQATPFIGSELSALLFGGPFPGDVIAWFYPLHVVVLPAVLVALFVIGAVLALKHKPAQPAGPGRTEDTVVGRPAIVAAVKSFGLFCFVTAVSLLMAATATINPVWLYGPADPANASAGVGPAWYLAFLDGSLRLAPGWEFVWWGRTFSLAVLLPVAACTLFLALVAVYPFLEERLTGDRRDHHLLERPRDNPTRTGIGVAGITFYGVLWAAAGADTMAVFFQLSVNSLLHVFQVLLILGPPAAFVITRRLCTGLQERNAGIVQHGIETGQVIRLPDGGYVEKHRPVDAVRRWQLIGASGENRAIPPTSDVKHDGAA, encoded by the coding sequence TTGCGAGCGAGGGTATTCCCGGACCACTGGTCGCTGCTGTTCGGCCAGATCGCCTTCTACAGCTTCGTCGTGATTTTGCTCAGCGGCGTGGTGCTGACGGTGTTCTACGAACCGTCGGCCGACCACGTCGTGTACGACGGGCCGTACGCACCGCTGCACGGCGTACCGATGTCCCGGGCCCTGGATTCGACGATGGCCATCACCTTCGAGGTCCGCGGTGGTCTGCTGATGCGCCAGGTCCATCACTGGGCGACGCTGATCATGATGGCGGCGATCACGCTGCACCTGTTGCGGTTGTTCTTCACCGCCGGGTTCCGTCGGCCGCGGCGCCTGAACTGGCTCGTGGTGTTCGGGCTGCTCGTCGTCACGCTGGGCGCCGGCCTCACCGGCACCTCGCTGCCGGACGACATGGCCTCCGGCACGAGCCTCGCCGTCCTCGACGGTGTACTGCAGGCGACCCCGTTCATCGGTTCCGAGCTGTCGGCGCTGCTGTTCGGGGGCCCGTTCCCGGGCGACGTGATCGCGTGGTTCTACCCACTGCACGTCGTCGTCCTGCCCGCCGTACTGGTCGCCCTCTTCGTGATCGGCGCGGTCCTGGCACTCAAGCACAAGCCAGCGCAGCCCGCCGGTCCCGGCCGGACAGAGGACACCGTGGTGGGGCGTCCCGCGATCGTGGCCGCGGTCAAGAGTTTCGGCCTGTTCTGCTTCGTGACGGCGGTCTCGCTCCTGATGGCCGCGACCGCAACCATCAACCCGGTATGGCTGTACGGCCCCGCGGACCCGGCGAACGCCTCGGCCGGCGTCGGCCCCGCGTGGTACCTCGCTTTCCTGGACGGCTCGCTGCGGCTGGCGCCGGGCTGGGAGTTCGTCTGGTGGGGCAGGACGTTCAGCCTGGCCGTACTGCTGCCGGTCGCGGCCTGCACGCTGTTCCTCGCCCTCGTCGCCGTCTACCCGTTCCTCGAGGAACGTCTGACCGGCGACCGGCGGGATCACCACCTGCTGGAGCGCCCGCGGGACAACCCGACCCGCACCGGCATCGGCGTCGCCGGCATCACCTTCTACGGCGTGCTCTGGGCGGCGGCCGGCGCGGACACCATGGCCGTGTTCTTCCAGCTCTCGGTCAACTCACTGCTGCACGTCTTCCAGGTGCTCCTGATCCTGGGTCCGCCCGCCGCGTTCGTGATCACCCGTCGTCTCTGCACCGGCCTGCAGGAACGGAACGCCGGGATCGTCCAGCACGGCATCGAGACCGGGCAGGTGATTCGCCTGCCCGACGGCGGGTACGTCGAGAAGCACCGCCCGGTCGACGCGGTTCGGCGCTGGCAGCTCATCGGCGCCTCCGGCGAGAACCGCGCCATCCCTCCGACGAGCGACGTCAAGCACGACGGTGCAGCGTGA
- a CDS encoding epoxide hydrolase family protein — MNAGVTGSGEGGGAVAAHEPQVFDPAPSDAEVAGLVARLQAARFPARQPVDDWQAGTPVSFARELVHAWATTFDFDQYRAELRALPHFRVEIDGTWTHFLHVRSPHRDARPIVITHGWPSSFLEIVPLLEPLTKPELHGGRVEDAFHVVVPSMPGFAYSDAVANLEQLTAASIADRWRVLMARLGYQSFFASGGDIGARVTAWLAVRHPDAVRGAHVSTNALSAVRTPGVHDGALTAEEEQWLATMAKWDQVDGAYHHLQATKPLTAALAVADSPVALAAWVAEKWQAWSNLDLTEDSTRTTLLSLLTLYWTTGSFGSSVMHYYAHDLPPGPRPMRDPAAAPIAVYASETEIGGVPPRSLAQRQYHDPRWSVLPRGGHFMATEEPDLLAQDIREFAAHLR, encoded by the coding sequence GTGAACGCCGGCGTCACTGGAAGCGGCGAGGGCGGCGGGGCCGTCGCTGCACATGAACCTCAGGTTTTCGACCCGGCTCCGAGTGACGCGGAGGTGGCTGGCCTGGTGGCTCGGCTGCAGGCTGCCAGGTTTCCGGCTCGGCAGCCTGTGGACGACTGGCAGGCCGGTACGCCGGTGTCGTTCGCGCGGGAGCTTGTGCATGCTTGGGCGACGACCTTCGACTTCGACCAGTACCGCGCCGAGCTTCGGGCCTTGCCTCACTTCCGGGTCGAGATCGACGGCACGTGGACGCACTTCCTGCACGTGCGGAGCCCGCACCGCGACGCCAGGCCGATCGTCATCACGCATGGGTGGCCCAGTTCGTTCCTCGAGATCGTTCCTCTTCTCGAGCCGTTGACGAAGCCCGAGCTGCACGGCGGACGGGTGGAGGACGCCTTTCACGTCGTCGTTCCGTCGATGCCCGGATTCGCCTACTCGGACGCCGTCGCGAACCTCGAGCAGTTGACCGCGGCCTCGATCGCCGACCGGTGGCGAGTACTGATGGCACGTCTCGGCTACCAGTCGTTCTTCGCGTCCGGCGGGGACATCGGGGCGCGGGTGACGGCATGGCTGGCCGTTCGGCACCCGGACGCGGTGCGCGGGGCTCACGTGAGTACCAACGCGCTGAGCGCGGTCCGCACCCCGGGAGTCCACGACGGCGCGCTGACGGCGGAGGAAGAGCAGTGGCTTGCCACCATGGCGAAGTGGGACCAGGTGGACGGCGCCTATCACCACTTGCAGGCCACCAAGCCGCTCACCGCCGCGCTGGCGGTTGCCGACTCGCCCGTGGCGCTCGCGGCGTGGGTCGCCGAGAAATGGCAGGCGTGGAGCAACCTCGACCTGACCGAGGACTCCACCCGGACGACGTTGCTGTCGCTCCTGACGCTCTACTGGACCACGGGATCGTTCGGCTCATCAGTGATGCACTACTACGCCCACGACCTGCCTCCGGGGCCCCGCCCCATGAGAGACCCTGCTGCAGCGCCCATTGCGGTGTACGCCAGTGAAACCGAGATCGGCGGCGTGCCGCCCCGATCCCTTGCGCAGAGGCAGTACCACGACCCGCGGTGGAGCGTCCTGCCACGGGGCGGCCACTTCATGGCGACCGAGGAACCCGACCTGCTCGCCCAGGACATCCGCGAGTTCGCCGCGCACCTGCGCTGA
- a CDS encoding GH92 family glycosyl hydrolase, with amino-acid sequence MRLSVAGAALALLLPTLPAQAAVPAGAVAVAPAGTVSDPAASVDPLIGSARDGNTWPGAVRPFGMISWSPTSTRGDQTSTGAANGYQYDVTRVRGFSLTHVNGAGCNPGAAGDVPIMPYAGTVDSSPTADTTDAKYASNFSHANERAVPGRYTVKLDNGVTTDLAVTTRAGVGEFAFPADQAANLLFRTSNSLNGSEDAEISIDAAGRKVTGSVLTGAFCGRRANGGVNNRKSYYRLYFTASFDQPVVATGTWKDATLTPGSTRATGGEGYATGADRAGKGSGGYVTFAPGAKVRMRLGISYVSLAGAERNLATEVQPKATADRLAADGYRQWKNELKDIRITGGTDAQRTTFYTALYHAYLQPNIFNDVDGRYLGSDRRIHRLAPGQRAQYGTFSGWDQYRAHIQLLALLKPDIAGDFAQSLYQFAQQNNGIWDRWLHNNGPTHVMTGDPAAPTLATFAAMGVRNFDTSGAFASLLRQATVQNAEAENDGGCPGQCTGQRPALNTYLAKHYAPQDACHCWGGAAETLENSLADFSLGQWAQRLGRKDVATTMSDRGTWWKNTFDPAVGYQRARKADGTWQPGFTPSTDVGFAQGSSATYTWMVPQDVSGLAAAMNGNAVQRLDAFFHDEAGNWAVRGGSPLRYDPTNEPGLHTPWLYNGLGQAWKTQATTREIVDTVYGVGPAGLPGNDDLGTLSAWYVFAAIGLFPQTPGRAELLVGSPLFPKVELERSNGVRLTIEAPGTSDTNQYVESLSLNGRPRAESWLPESFITRGGHLTARMSATPTTWGTPPVDH; translated from the coding sequence ATGCGCTTGTCCGTTGCCGGAGCCGCCCTCGCGCTCCTGCTTCCCACCCTGCCCGCCCAGGCAGCCGTCCCGGCCGGCGCCGTGGCGGTCGCACCGGCCGGCACGGTCTCCGATCCCGCCGCCTCCGTCGACCCGCTGATCGGTTCGGCCCGCGACGGCAACACCTGGCCGGGTGCGGTCCGCCCGTTCGGCATGATCTCGTGGAGCCCGACCAGCACCCGCGGCGACCAGACCAGCACCGGCGCCGCCAACGGCTACCAGTACGACGTGACGCGGGTCCGCGGCTTCAGCCTGACCCACGTGAACGGCGCCGGCTGCAACCCCGGCGCGGCCGGCGACGTGCCGATCATGCCGTACGCCGGCACGGTGGACTCCTCGCCGACCGCGGACACCACCGACGCGAAGTACGCGAGCAACTTCAGCCACGCCAACGAGCGGGCGGTGCCCGGCCGGTACACGGTCAAGCTGGACAACGGCGTGACCACCGACCTGGCGGTGACGACCCGGGCCGGTGTCGGCGAGTTCGCGTTCCCGGCGGACCAGGCGGCCAACCTGCTGTTCCGCACGTCGAACTCGCTCAACGGCAGCGAGGACGCCGAGATCAGCATCGACGCCGCCGGCCGCAAGGTGACCGGCTCGGTCCTGACCGGCGCGTTCTGCGGCCGCCGGGCCAACGGCGGCGTGAACAACCGCAAGTCGTACTACCGGCTCTACTTCACCGCGTCGTTCGACCAGCCGGTCGTCGCGACCGGCACCTGGAAGGACGCCACGCTGACCCCGGGCAGCACCCGCGCGACCGGCGGTGAGGGCTACGCGACCGGCGCCGACCGGGCCGGCAAGGGCTCCGGCGGCTACGTCACGTTCGCCCCGGGCGCCAAGGTCCGGATGCGGCTCGGCATCTCCTACGTCAGCCTGGCCGGCGCCGAGCGGAACCTCGCGACCGAGGTGCAGCCGAAGGCGACCGCCGACCGGCTCGCGGCCGACGGCTACCGGCAGTGGAAGAACGAACTGAAGGACATCCGGATCACCGGCGGCACCGACGCCCAGCGGACCACCTTCTACACGGCGCTGTACCACGCGTACCTGCAGCCGAACATCTTCAACGACGTCGACGGCCGCTACCTCGGCAGCGACCGGCGCATCCACCGGTTGGCGCCGGGCCAGCGCGCGCAGTACGGGACGTTCTCGGGCTGGGACCAGTACCGGGCGCACATCCAGCTGCTCGCACTGCTGAAGCCGGACATCGCCGGTGACTTCGCGCAGTCGCTGTACCAGTTCGCCCAGCAGAACAACGGCATCTGGGACCGCTGGCTGCACAACAACGGGCCCACCCACGTGATGACCGGTGACCCGGCGGCGCCGACGCTGGCGACCTTCGCCGCGATGGGTGTCCGCAACTTCGACACCTCGGGCGCCTTCGCGTCGCTGCTGCGCCAGGCAACCGTGCAGAACGCGGAAGCCGAGAACGACGGTGGTTGCCCCGGGCAATGCACTGGGCAACGACCCGCGCTGAACACCTACCTGGCCAAGCACTACGCGCCCCAGGACGCCTGCCACTGCTGGGGCGGCGCCGCCGAGACGCTGGAGAACTCGCTCGCCGACTTCTCCCTGGGCCAGTGGGCGCAGCGGCTGGGCCGCAAGGACGTCGCGACGACGATGAGCGACCGTGGCACCTGGTGGAAGAACACCTTCGACCCGGCTGTCGGCTACCAGCGCGCCCGCAAGGCCGACGGCACCTGGCAGCCCGGCTTCACGCCGTCCACCGACGTCGGCTTCGCGCAGGGGTCCAGCGCGACGTACACCTGGATGGTTCCGCAGGACGTGTCCGGGCTCGCGGCCGCGATGAACGGCAACGCCGTCCAGCGCCTGGACGCATTCTTCCACGACGAGGCCGGCAACTGGGCCGTCCGCGGCGGCAGCCCACTGCGCTACGACCCGACGAACGAGCCGGGCCTGCACACCCCCTGGCTCTACAACGGACTCGGCCAGGCCTGGAAGACGCAGGCGACCACCCGGGAGATCGTCGACACCGTGTACGGCGTGGGGCCGGCCGGCCTGCCCGGCAACGACGACCTGGGCACCCTGTCGGCGTGGTACGTCTTCGCCGCGATCGGCCTGTTCCCGCAGACCCCGGGACGGGCCGAGCTGCTGGTCGGCAGCCCACTGTTCCCGAAGGTCGAGCTCGAGCGCAGCAACGGCGTACGGCTGACGATCGAGGCACCCGGGACCTCGGACACCAACCAGTACGTCGAGTCGCTGTCGCTGAACGGCCGGCCGCGCGCCGAGTCCTGGCTGCCCGAGTCGTTCATCACCCGCGGCGGCCACCTCACCGCCAGGATGTCCGCGACCCCGACCACCTGGGGCACCCCGCCCGTCGACCACTGA
- a CDS encoding peptide deformylase codes for MVRAPHPVLATEGAEVDPLDPVMLALAADLVATMRISPGCVGLAAPQVGVAAQMFALDVTGHPKTRTCHGVFVLCNAVVVEATRKEKAREGCMSVPDLTGDVKRATRLTVTGVLPGTTDVVTLTTDAFEARAVQHEIDHCNGSLFLDRVAGAHAVYPRKVYL; via the coding sequence GTGGTCCGCGCTCCGCACCCGGTCCTCGCCACCGAGGGCGCTGAGGTCGATCCGCTGGACCCGGTCATGCTCGCGCTCGCCGCCGACCTGGTCGCCACCATGCGCATCTCGCCAGGTTGCGTCGGTCTGGCCGCTCCGCAGGTCGGGGTGGCCGCGCAGATGTTCGCGCTGGACGTCACCGGGCATCCGAAGACGCGGACTTGCCACGGGGTGTTTGTCCTCTGCAACGCCGTGGTGGTCGAGGCGACCCGGAAGGAGAAGGCGCGAGAGGGCTGCATGTCCGTGCCCGACCTCACCGGCGACGTCAAGCGGGCTACTCGGCTGACGGTCACGGGGGTGCTGCCGGGGACTACGGATGTGGTGACGCTGACCACCGATGCCTTTGAGGCTCGGGCTGTGCAGCATGAGATCGACCACTGCAACGGAAGTCTGTTCTTGGACCGGGTGGCGGGGGCGCACGCGGTTTATCCGCGGAAGGTTTACCTGTAG
- a CDS encoding cupin domain-containing protein, with product MSDSEGFVITRTDGRDDGEDWAENYTELPGGAGISIILESTTQEGVGPRLHKHPYAETFIIRRGSANFTVGTRRLIGRAGQILVVPADTPHKFSTAPGGYEAVHIHENTTFETDWLE from the coding sequence ATGAGCGACTCAGAGGGCTTCGTCATCACCCGGACGGACGGGCGGGACGACGGCGAGGACTGGGCCGAGAACTACACCGAACTGCCGGGCGGGGCCGGGATCTCGATCATTCTCGAGTCGACCACGCAGGAGGGCGTCGGACCGCGACTGCACAAGCACCCGTACGCCGAGACGTTCATCATCCGGCGCGGATCGGCCAACTTCACCGTCGGCACCCGCCGGCTGATCGGCCGCGCCGGCCAGATCCTGGTGGTGCCGGCCGACACCCCGCACAAGTTCTCCACCGCCCCCGGCGGCTACGAAGCCGTCCACATCCACGAGAACACCACCTTCGAAACCGACTGGCTCGAGTAG
- a CDS encoding glycine cleavage system protein R, whose amino-acid sequence MTQLAVTVIGPDRPGIIADVTEVLAQVGVNLEDSTMTLLRGHFAMMIVCSGPLAPVREALEPLRGELVITVREIGPETTHAPVGAPYILSVHGADRPGIVSAVTRMVASVGGTVTDLTTRLSGSLYVLTAEVEIPPTAELGMLQRALEITADELGVGVTLRPAESDDL is encoded by the coding sequence ATGACCCAGCTTGCCGTCACCGTCATCGGCCCCGACCGTCCCGGCATCATCGCCGACGTCACCGAGGTGCTCGCCCAGGTCGGGGTGAACCTCGAGGACAGCACGATGACGCTGCTGCGCGGCCACTTCGCGATGATGATCGTCTGCTCCGGCCCGCTCGCGCCGGTCCGGGAAGCCCTGGAACCGCTGCGCGGCGAACTGGTGATCACCGTGCGGGAGATCGGCCCCGAAACCACCCACGCGCCCGTCGGCGCGCCGTACATCCTGAGCGTGCACGGCGCCGACCGCCCGGGCATCGTGTCCGCGGTGACCCGGATGGTCGCCTCCGTCGGTGGGACCGTCACCGACCTGACGACCCGGCTGAGCGGTTCTCTGTACGTGCTGACCGCGGAGGTGGAGATCCCGCCGACCGCGGAGCTGGGGATGCTGCAGCGGGCGCTGGAGATCACCGCCGACGAGCTCGGCGTCGGCGTGACGCTCCGCCCGGCGGAGAGCGACGACCTGTGA
- a CDS encoding cupin domain-containing protein, whose amino-acid sequence MTSFPDIVIGRPGADDVLDLPFGIFTVRISGDQTAGALSVVDSILAPGAVGAAPHIHHGHEEYFLITAGEVTFETADGVLTVGAGGAVSVPRGRPHGYRNTSTEPARLTTVFTPAGYENYFRAVAEASASGEEITPELLAALRAPHRTTSSPLDLPPHRPSGG is encoded by the coding sequence GTGACCAGCTTCCCCGATATCGTCATCGGCCGGCCCGGGGCGGACGACGTCCTGGACCTGCCCTTCGGCATCTTCACCGTACGCATCTCCGGCGACCAGACCGCTGGAGCGCTCTCGGTGGTCGACTCGATCCTCGCTCCCGGTGCGGTCGGTGCCGCTCCCCATATCCACCACGGGCACGAGGAGTACTTCCTGATCACTGCCGGCGAGGTGACCTTCGAGACCGCCGACGGCGTCCTGACCGTCGGCGCCGGCGGAGCGGTGTCCGTGCCGCGGGGCCGGCCGCACGGGTATCGCAACACCAGCACGGAGCCGGCCCGGCTCACCACCGTCTTCACACCGGCCGGTTACGAGAACTACTTTCGCGCCGTCGCCGAGGCCTCGGCCTCCGGCGAGGAGATCACGCCGGAGCTGCTCGCCGCCCTCCGCGCTCCGCACCGGACGACCTCGTCCCCCCTCGACCTCCCGCCGCACCGACCCAGCGGAGGGTAG
- a CDS encoding SDR family oxidoreductase: protein MTARILVTGGTGTLGQLVVPRLTQAARDVRVLSRSAREIDGVEVVVGDLATGQGVDKAFDGVEVVVHCAGSAKGDDEKARQVVKAAVPAGVRHIVNVSVVGADTLPVVSGLDRAMFGYFAAKRGAEVAIEQAGVGWSNLRATQFHDLAFSVAEQVAKSPVVPAPSGFKVQPVDPAAVADRLVELALGTPQGQVADVAGPRTYTFKEMVGIYLRAAGKRRLMLPLWMPGQAAAAYRAGANLSSGQGTGRSWEEFVAAKVAR, encoded by the coding sequence ATGACTGCGCGGATTCTGGTGACGGGTGGTACGGGGACGTTGGGCCAGCTGGTGGTTCCGCGGCTGACGCAGGCGGCGCGGGACGTGCGGGTGCTGAGCCGCAGCGCCCGGGAGATCGACGGGGTGGAGGTCGTCGTGGGCGATCTGGCGACCGGGCAAGGGGTGGACAAGGCGTTCGACGGGGTCGAGGTCGTGGTGCACTGCGCGGGGTCGGCCAAGGGGGACGACGAGAAGGCGCGGCAGGTGGTGAAGGCGGCGGTACCGGCGGGGGTGCGGCACATCGTCAACGTTTCCGTGGTGGGGGCGGACACGCTGCCGGTCGTGAGCGGTCTCGATCGGGCGATGTTCGGGTACTTCGCGGCCAAGCGTGGGGCCGAGGTGGCGATCGAGCAGGCGGGCGTCGGGTGGAGCAATCTGCGCGCGACGCAGTTCCACGATCTGGCGTTCTCGGTGGCGGAGCAGGTCGCCAAGTCGCCGGTGGTGCCGGCGCCGAGTGGGTTCAAGGTGCAGCCGGTGGATCCGGCGGCGGTGGCGGACCGGTTGGTGGAGCTCGCGCTCGGTACGCCGCAGGGCCAGGTCGCGGACGTGGCGGGGCCGCGGACGTACACGTTCAAGGAGATGGTCGGAATCTACCTGCGGGCGGCGGGCAAGCGCCGGCTGATGCTGCCGCTCTGGATGCCGGGCCAGGCCGCGGCGGCGTACCGGGCGGGCGCGAACCTGTCCTCGGGGCAGGGAACCGGGAGAAGCTGGGAGGAGTTCGTCGCGGCGAAGGTGGCTCGGTAG
- a CDS encoding sensor histidine kinase produces the protein MDQSLSRKRSRADWVVDTIAFLGAVLVGMILFDENRDDPLPNWLFAADFYTGMLLCLLLWFRRRWPIQLAVLAAVVSVYSETSGIAALILTMTVAVHFRLRVTLLITALNVLSVIAYALVREKTDPVGIVIVTASLLYVGAIGWGLYVRSRRQLLQTLRERAERAETVARLQAEQGQLRAREEIAREMHDVLGHRLSLLSVHAGALAYRPDASTEEIAGAAEIIRSSAHQALQDLREVIGVLRAPVGELPQPTFADLPVLIEGAQRAGVPVELKLDAPGALPEHVGRTAYRIVQEGLTNAMKHAPGAPVRIRVTGAAGNGLTVDLSNPAPRRTSSGEGQGLTGLAERAALVEGRLEHGWTPDGDFRLTAWLPWPA, from the coding sequence GTGGACCAGTCGCTCAGCCGCAAGCGCAGCCGCGCCGACTGGGTGGTGGACACGATCGCGTTCCTCGGCGCGGTCCTGGTCGGCATGATCCTGTTCGACGAGAACCGCGACGACCCGCTGCCGAACTGGCTGTTCGCGGCGGACTTCTACACCGGGATGCTGCTGTGCCTGCTGCTCTGGTTCCGTCGGCGCTGGCCGATCCAACTGGCGGTGCTGGCAGCGGTGGTCTCGGTCTACTCGGAGACCTCCGGGATCGCGGCGCTGATCCTGACGATGACCGTGGCCGTGCACTTCCGGCTCCGGGTCACCCTGCTGATCACCGCGCTCAACGTGCTGAGCGTCATCGCCTACGCCCTCGTCCGGGAGAAGACCGATCCGGTCGGGATCGTGATCGTCACCGCCTCCCTCCTGTACGTCGGCGCGATCGGCTGGGGTCTGTACGTCCGGTCCCGCCGGCAGCTCCTGCAGACCCTGCGGGAACGCGCCGAGCGGGCCGAGACGGTCGCCCGGCTGCAGGCCGAGCAGGGGCAGTTGCGGGCCCGCGAGGAAATTGCCCGCGAGATGCACGACGTGCTCGGGCACCGGTTGTCGCTGCTGAGCGTGCACGCCGGCGCGCTCGCGTACCGGCCGGACGCGTCGACCGAGGAGATCGCCGGCGCCGCCGAGATCATCCGGTCGAGCGCTCACCAGGCGCTGCAGGATCTCCGCGAGGTGATCGGCGTACTGCGGGCGCCGGTCGGCGAGCTCCCGCAGCCGACCTTCGCGGACCTGCCCGTGCTGATCGAGGGGGCCCAGCGGGCCGGCGTACCGGTGGAGCTGAAGCTCGACGCCCCGGGCGCGTTGCCGGAGCACGTCGGCCGGACGGCGTACCGGATCGTCCAGGAGGGGCTGACCAACGCGATGAAGCACGCGCCGGGCGCGCCGGTCCGGATCCGGGTGACGGGGGCCGCGGGCAACGGTCTGACGGTTGACCTGAGCAACCCGGCGCCGCGGCGGACCAGCTCCGGCGAGGGGCAGGGGCTGACCGGGCTGGCGGAGCGGGCGGCGCTGGTCGAGGGACGACTCGAGCACGGCTGGACGCCGGACGGCGACTTCCGGCTGACCGCCTGGCTACCGTGGCCCGCATGA
- a CDS encoding NAD(P)/FAD-dependent oxidoreductase, which yields MTAQVPHILVVGGGYVGMYTAYGLRKAARRGKIRVTVVDPRSVMTYQPFLPEAAAGSVEPRHVVVPLRKTLKGCRVVTGRVTSIDHEHKVAKVMPEEGPDYELAYDQIVVALGSVARTLPIPGLADEATGFKNVEEAIALRNKVLDRLDVAASQPDPALRKAALTFVFVGGGYAGVEGFAELEDMARYATRYYDNIQPEDMRWVLVEATNRILPEVGPELGKYTVEQLRKRNMEVRLETRLESCEKGRVVLSDGEEFDADTIVWTAGVKANPALGRTDLPLDDKGRVKCLANLRIEGLDDAWSAGDNAAVPDLTSETGAYCAPNAQHAVRQANLLAANILRAVDGEAPRDYKHKYVGSVASLGLHKGVAQLYGVKVKGWPAWFLHRTYHVSRVPTFNRKARVVLDWTLALFFRREVTSLGSLQMPNEEFRRAANS from the coding sequence ATGACAGCCCAGGTACCGCACATCCTCGTCGTCGGGGGCGGCTACGTCGGGATGTACACCGCGTACGGCCTGCGCAAGGCCGCCCGCCGGGGCAAGATCCGGGTCACCGTGGTCGATCCCCGCTCGGTGATGACGTACCAGCCTTTCCTGCCCGAAGCGGCGGCCGGCTCGGTCGAACCGCGGCACGTCGTGGTGCCGCTGCGCAAGACGCTCAAGGGCTGCCGGGTGGTCACCGGCCGGGTCACCTCGATCGACCACGAGCACAAGGTCGCCAAGGTGATGCCCGAGGAGGGCCCGGACTACGAGCTCGCCTACGACCAGATCGTGGTCGCGCTGGGCTCGGTCGCCCGCACGCTGCCGATTCCCGGGCTGGCCGACGAGGCGACCGGGTTCAAGAACGTCGAAGAGGCGATCGCGCTGCGCAACAAGGTCTTGGACCGGCTCGACGTGGCCGCCTCCCAGCCCGACCCGGCGCTGCGCAAGGCCGCGCTCACCTTCGTTTTCGTCGGCGGTGGCTACGCCGGCGTCGAGGGGTTCGCGGAGCTGGAGGACATGGCCCGCTACGCCACCCGGTACTACGACAACATCCAGCCCGAGGACATGCGCTGGGTGCTGGTCGAGGCCACCAACCGGATCCTGCCCGAGGTCGGCCCCGAGCTCGGCAAGTACACCGTCGAGCAGCTGCGGAAGCGCAACATGGAGGTCCGGCTGGAGACCCGGCTGGAGTCCTGCGAGAAGGGCCGCGTCGTGCTCAGCGACGGCGAGGAGTTCGACGCCGACACGATCGTCTGGACGGCCGGCGTGAAGGCCAACCCGGCGCTGGGCCGGACCGATCTTCCGCTGGACGACAAGGGCCGGGTCAAGTGCCTGGCCAACCTGCGGATCGAGGGCCTGGACGACGCCTGGTCCGCGGGCGACAACGCGGCCGTGCCCGACCTCACCTCCGAGACCGGCGCGTACTGCGCCCCGAACGCCCAGCACGCGGTCCGGCAGGCGAACCTGCTGGCCGCCAACATCCTCCGGGCCGTCGACGGCGAGGCGCCGCGCGACTACAAGCACAAGTACGTCGGCTCGGTGGCCAGCCTCGGCCTGCACAAGGGCGTCGCCCAGCTGTACGGCGTGAAGGTCAAGGGCTGGCCGGCCTGGTTCCTGCACCGGACGTACCACGTGTCCCGGGTCCCCACCTTCAACCGCAAGGCCCGGGTCGTCCTGGACTGGACGCTGGCGCTGTTCTTCCGCCGCGAGGTCACCAGCCTCGGCAGCCTGCAGATGCCGAACGAGGAGTTCCGCCGGGCGGCGAACTCCTGA